From one Lotus japonicus ecotype B-129 chromosome 3, LjGifu_v1.2 genomic stretch:
- the LOC130743321 gene encoding uncharacterized protein LOC130743321 isoform X2 — protein sequence MAIEKNSFKVTRLDSEGSPLSRETMSSDEDEARRGNSAVESDDDDDEFDDADSGAGSDDFDLLELGETGAEFCQIGNQTCSIPLELYDLAGLEDILSVDVWNEILSEEERLELAKYLPDVDQETFVQSLRELFTGCNLHFGSPVKKLFDMLKGGLCEPRVALYREGLNVFQKKQHYHLLRKHQNNMVSSLCQIRDAWRNCRGYSIEERLRVLNITRSQKSLMYEKEDLEADSSDEESGEVIWSRKNKDRKSAAQKTGRYPLHGVGSGLELQPRGRSAVLEQEKYGKQNPKGILKLAGPKIPSAKDPTGYDSGSMLRMRDQLNGDNDDEEISYGLGIHRDRNVSRANLMMDKSSDPRVGRRHDFLRGDEPDTDNLMGLSMSSKTDLHGYTRNASQSSDMKLFTKPSSKRGSYNLPRKGKYPENVQQFVGSDQVQSRLRGSQGSQLLPKVDMVDSSDYDERFWNNKTLRQEFGMDSSFKYDDWNLKSKKWKAGRHSPDLKYLAYISSSPPVSDRLLSDFRGKSLQEKSRGTFLQNGGKDSKALRGNQMLLRSEETESDSSEQLDDDEDNTPLLQSKFANSIGAAAGFRTKPLKSKYLDRKKTKFVGTDMEVHDITQSKRKVGFAEQGHIHGAETYLSKAKQKGEIRSGGYLAGKILEESYPSGSDMLNDGDDDWRQLYKTGKNGPIRGEPLEGLDMLLSSAYLAERKKKGRGGLYYHDHVGDEDDSLENQLAVGVGQSRFGRKGQKYVSYEAPLLGCSSAMKKRKMKCDASDLGGKDEDANLLSTNFLQIDDSTPLKRKSKKKTEAVMVSPKMENSEVLVTDTGTADMELETKPQKKTFTLITPTVHTGFSFSIIHLLSAVRMAMISPLAEDSLGVGNPKQEQDKAQEDGVNGVLSNDKVVANCEPADQLNTPSLTVQEIVNRVKSNPGDPCILETQEPLQDLVRGVLKIFSSRTAPLGAKGWKALTVYEKSTRSWSWTGPVSHNSSDLDTAEEVTSPEAWGLPHKMLVKLVDSFANWLKCGQETLQQIGSLPAPPLALMQVNLDEKERFRDLRAQKSLNTINPSSEEVRTYFRKEEVLRYSIPDRAFSYTAADGKKSIVAPLRRCGGKPTSKARDHFMLKRDRPPHVTILCLVRDAAARLPGSIGTRADVCTLIRDSQYIVEEVSDAQINQVVSGALDRLHYERDPCVQFDGERKLWVYLHREREEEDFEDDGTSSTKKWKRQKKDPADLTDQGAVTVAQQGTEEQGGYDLCSDLNVDPPVIDDDKGVEFLSSDTRPNAEDHVDVNPASEEGNVCEGNSMAWEALSLNPTATGELCQENSTNEDFDEESFGRERPVGLLSASL from the exons ATGGCAATTGAGAAGAACAGCTTTAAGGTGACGAGGCTTGATTCCGAGGGTTCGCCCTTGAGTAGGGAAACTATGTCTAGTGATGAGGACGAGGCTCGGCGGGGAAACTCTGCTGTTgagtctgatgatgatgatgatgagtttgATGATGCTGACTCCGGGGCAGGGTCTGATGATTTTGATTTGCTGGAATTGGGTGAGACAGGGGCAGAGTTTTGTCAGATTGGGAACCAGACTTGCAGCATTCCGTTGGAGCTTTACGATCTTGCAGGACTTGAGGATATACTGTCCGTGGATGTGTGGAATGAAATCTTGAGTGAGGAGGAGAGGCTTGAACTTGCCAAGTATTTGCCCGACGTGGACCAGGAGACTTTCGTTCAGAGCTTGAGAGAGCTGTTTACTGGTTGCAACTTACATTTTGGGAGTCCTGTTAAGAAGTTGTTTGATATGCTCAAGGGTGGCTTGTGTGAGCCGAGGGTTGCCCTTTACAGGGAGGGCTTGAATGTTTTTCAGAAGAAACAGCACTATCATCTCTTGAGGAAGCATCAGAACAACATGGTTAGCAGTCTTTGTCAGATTAGAGATGCATGGCGTAACTGTAGGGGATACAGCATTGAAGAAAGGCTTCGTGTCCTTAACATTACGAGAAGTCAAAAGAGTTTGATGTATGAGAAGGAAGATTTGGAGGCTGATTCTTCAGATGAAGAGTCTGGGGAAGTTATATGGAGTAGGAAGAACAAAGATAGAAAAAGTGCCGCTCAGAAAACGGGCCGATATCCTCTCCATGGGGTGGGTTCAGGTTTAGAGCTCCAACCACGTGGACGATCAGCAGTTTTGGAACAAGAAAAGTatggaaaacaaaaccctaaaggCATACTCAAGTTGGCCGGTCCAAAGATACCTTCAGCAAAGGACCCAACAG GGTACGATTCCGGGTCAATGCTCAGGATGAGGGATCAGCTGAACGGTGACAATGATGATGAGGAAATATCATATGGACTTGGCATTCATCGAGATCGTAATGTATCACGTGCCAATCTGATGATGGACAAGTCTAGTGATCCGAGAGTGGGAAGGAGGCATGACTTCCTCAGAGGTGATGAACCAGATACGGACAATTTGATGGGCCTTTCTATGTCTTCAAAGACTGATCTACATGGATACACTAGAAATGCAAGCCAATCTTCTGATATGAAATTGTTCACAAAGCCATCTTCTAAGAGAGGTTCCTATAATTTACCAAGAAAGGGTAAGTACCCTGAAAATGTTCAACAATTTGTAGGTAGTGATCAGGTGCAGTCTAGGTTGAGGGGTTCACAGGGTTCACAATTACTACCTAAAGTCGACATGGTTGATTCATCAGATTATGATGAACGTTTCTGGAACAACAAAACCTTACGACAGGAATTTGGTATGGATTCATCATTTAAGTATGATGATTGGAACCTAAAGAGCAAGAAATGGAAAGCAGGGAGACATTCTCCTGATCTCAAATACTTAGCTTATATATCTTCCTCACCACCAGTCAGTGATAGGCTTCTCTCTGACTTCAGAGGAAAATCATTGCAAGAGAAGTCCAGAGGGACTTTTTTGCAGAATGGAGGTAAAGATTCAAAGGCTTTGAGGGGTAACCAGATGCTTTTAAGAAGTGAAGAAACTGAATCAGACTCATCAGAACAGttggatgatgatgaggataacACTCCTTTGTTGCAGAGTAAATTTGCTAACTCAATTGGTGCTGCTGCTGGCTTTCGGACAAAACCATTGAAGTCTAAGTACCTAGACCGTAAGAAGACCAAATTTGTTGGGACAGATATGGAGGTGCATGACATCacacaatccaaaagaaaagtcGGCTTTGCAGAGCAGGGGCACATACACGGTGCAGAAACGTACCTTTCAAAAGCAAAGCAGAAGGGTGAAATACGCAGTGGTGGTTATCTGGCTGGTAAAATCCTTGAAGAAAGCTATCCCTCAGGATCAGATATGCtcaatgatggtgatgatgattgGAGACAGCTATACAAAACAGGCAAGAATGGCCCAATACGAGGGGAACCTCTTGAGGGGTTAGACATGCTCTTGTCAAGTGCATACTTAGCTGAgcgaaagaagaaagggagagGTGGTCTGTATTATCATGATCATGTTGGTGATGAGGATGACTCGCTTGAAAATCAGTTGGCTGTGGGGGTTGGGCAGAGTAGGTTTGGGAGAAAAGGGCAGAAGTATGTTTCATATGAGGCACCGTTACTTGGTTGTAGCTCTGCTATGAAGAAGCGGAAAATGAAATGTGATGCATCAGATCTTGGTGGAAAAGATGAAGATGCTAATCTTCTTTCAACCAATTTTCTCCAAATAGACGATTCAACtcctttgaaaagaaaatcaaagaaaaaaacagaggctGTAATGGTTAGTCCAAAAATGGAAAATTCTGAAGTGCTTGTTACTGATACGGGGACAGCAGATATGGAACTGGAAACTAAGCCACAGAAGAAGACATTTACTTTGATCACACCCACTGTTCATACtggattttcattttctattatacACCTTCTTTCAGCAGTCCGCATGGCTATGATTAGTCCACTTGCAGAAGACAGTTTAGGAGTGGGGAATCCCAAACAAGAGCAAGACAAAGCACAAGAAGACGGTGTCAATGGTGTTCTTTCTAATGATAAGGTGGTTGCCAATTGTGAGCCTGCTGACCAACTGAACACACCTTCTCTCACTGTTCAAGAGATTGTTAATCGTGTAAAATCCAATCCTGGTGATCCTTGCATTCTTGAAACACAAGAGCCACTGCAGGATTTGGTCAGAGGTGTTCTCAAGATATTTTCTTCCAGAACAGCACCCTTGGGAGCTAAGGGTTGGAAGGCACTAACAGTTTATGAAAAATCTACCAGAAGTTGGTCATGGACTGGTCCAGTTTCCCATAACTCATCTGACCTTGATACTGCCGAGGAGGTGACGTCTCCTGAAGCTTGGGGTCTTCCTCATAAGATGCTTGTCAAGTTAGTTGATTCCTTTGCCAATTGGTTGAAATGTGGTCAGGAAACGCTCCAACAAATAGGAAGCCTTCCTGCACCACCTTTGGCATTGATGCAAGTCAACCTTGATGAGAAGGAAAGGTTTAGAGACCTGAGAGCCCAGAAGAGTCTTAACACCATAAACCCTAGTTCAGAGGAAGTGAGGACTTATTTTCGTAAGGAGGAAGTTCTCAGGTACTCAATTCCTGATAGAGCGTTTTCTTATACTGCAGCTGATGGTAAAAAATCAATTGTGGCACCTTTGAGAAGGTGTGGTGGTAAACCAACATCAAAAGCCCGAGACCATTTTATGTTGAAACGTGATCGTCCTCCGCATGTTACAATTCTTTGTCTTGTCAGAGATGCAGCTGCTAGGTTGCCTGGAAGTATTGGCACTAGAGCAGATGTTTGTACATTAATTCGAGACTCTCAATATATTGTTGAAGAAGTTTCCGATGCACAAATCAACCAAGTAGTTAGTGGAGCCTTGGATAGATTGCATTATGAACGTGATCCTTGTGTACAATTTGACGGGGAAAGAAAACTGTGGGTTTATTTGCacagagaaagagaagaagaagattttgaGGATGATGGCACTTCATCCACAAAGAAATGGAAGAGGCAGAAAAAAGATCCTGCAGATCTAACGGATCAAGGAGCTGTAACTGTTGCTCAGCAAGGAACTGAGGAGCAAGGCGGATATGATTTATGCTCAGATCTCAATGTCGATCCGCCAGTCATTGACGATGACAAAGGAGTGGAATTTTTGTCTAGTGATACCAGACCAAACGCAGAGGACCATGTTGATGTCAATCCTGCATCTGAAGAAGGCAATGTTTGTGAGGGTAATTCAATGGCTTGGGAGGCTCTCAGCTTAAATCCTACTGCCACAGGAGAGTTATgccaagaaaattcaacaaatgAAGATTTTGATGAGGAATCCTTCGGGAGGGAAAGGCCTGTTGGCCTACTAAGTGCAAGCCTATAG
- the LOC130743321 gene encoding uncharacterized protein LOC130743321 isoform X1: MAIEKNSFKVTRLDSEGSPLSRETMSSDEDEARRGNSAVESDDDDDEFDDADSGAGSDDFDLLELGETGAEFCQIGNQTCSIPLELYDLAGLEDILSVDVWNEILSEEERLELAKYLPDVDQETFVQSLRELFTGCNLHFGSPVKKLFDMLKGGLCEPRVALYREGLNVFQKKQHYHLLRKHQNNMVSSLCQIRDAWRNCRGYSIEERLRVLNITRSQKSLMYEKEDLEADSSDEESGEVIWSRKNKDRKSAAQKTGRYPLHGVGSGLELQPRGRSAVLEQEKYGKQNPKGILKLAGPKIPSAKDPTGNFSSAYHALDMNPGLNGSASALSKLNKSVGYDSGSMLRMRDQLNGDNDDEEISYGLGIHRDRNVSRANLMMDKSSDPRVGRRHDFLRGDEPDTDNLMGLSMSSKTDLHGYTRNASQSSDMKLFTKPSSKRGSYNLPRKGKYPENVQQFVGSDQVQSRLRGSQGSQLLPKVDMVDSSDYDERFWNNKTLRQEFGMDSSFKYDDWNLKSKKWKAGRHSPDLKYLAYISSSPPVSDRLLSDFRGKSLQEKSRGTFLQNGGKDSKALRGNQMLLRSEETESDSSEQLDDDEDNTPLLQSKFANSIGAAAGFRTKPLKSKYLDRKKTKFVGTDMEVHDITQSKRKVGFAEQGHIHGAETYLSKAKQKGEIRSGGYLAGKILEESYPSGSDMLNDGDDDWRQLYKTGKNGPIRGEPLEGLDMLLSSAYLAERKKKGRGGLYYHDHVGDEDDSLENQLAVGVGQSRFGRKGQKYVSYEAPLLGCSSAMKKRKMKCDASDLGGKDEDANLLSTNFLQIDDSTPLKRKSKKKTEAVMVSPKMENSEVLVTDTGTADMELETKPQKKTFTLITPTVHTGFSFSIIHLLSAVRMAMISPLAEDSLGVGNPKQEQDKAQEDGVNGVLSNDKVVANCEPADQLNTPSLTVQEIVNRVKSNPGDPCILETQEPLQDLVRGVLKIFSSRTAPLGAKGWKALTVYEKSTRSWSWTGPVSHNSSDLDTAEEVTSPEAWGLPHKMLVKLVDSFANWLKCGQETLQQIGSLPAPPLALMQVNLDEKERFRDLRAQKSLNTINPSSEEVRTYFRKEEVLRYSIPDRAFSYTAADGKKSIVAPLRRCGGKPTSKARDHFMLKRDRPPHVTILCLVRDAAARLPGSIGTRADVCTLIRDSQYIVEEVSDAQINQVVSGALDRLHYERDPCVQFDGERKLWVYLHREREEEDFEDDGTSSTKKWKRQKKDPADLTDQGAVTVAQQGTEEQGGYDLCSDLNVDPPVIDDDKGVEFLSSDTRPNAEDHVDVNPASEEGNVCEGNSMAWEALSLNPTATGELCQENSTNEDFDEESFGRERPVGLLSASL, translated from the coding sequence ATGGCAATTGAGAAGAACAGCTTTAAGGTGACGAGGCTTGATTCCGAGGGTTCGCCCTTGAGTAGGGAAACTATGTCTAGTGATGAGGACGAGGCTCGGCGGGGAAACTCTGCTGTTgagtctgatgatgatgatgatgagtttgATGATGCTGACTCCGGGGCAGGGTCTGATGATTTTGATTTGCTGGAATTGGGTGAGACAGGGGCAGAGTTTTGTCAGATTGGGAACCAGACTTGCAGCATTCCGTTGGAGCTTTACGATCTTGCAGGACTTGAGGATATACTGTCCGTGGATGTGTGGAATGAAATCTTGAGTGAGGAGGAGAGGCTTGAACTTGCCAAGTATTTGCCCGACGTGGACCAGGAGACTTTCGTTCAGAGCTTGAGAGAGCTGTTTACTGGTTGCAACTTACATTTTGGGAGTCCTGTTAAGAAGTTGTTTGATATGCTCAAGGGTGGCTTGTGTGAGCCGAGGGTTGCCCTTTACAGGGAGGGCTTGAATGTTTTTCAGAAGAAACAGCACTATCATCTCTTGAGGAAGCATCAGAACAACATGGTTAGCAGTCTTTGTCAGATTAGAGATGCATGGCGTAACTGTAGGGGATACAGCATTGAAGAAAGGCTTCGTGTCCTTAACATTACGAGAAGTCAAAAGAGTTTGATGTATGAGAAGGAAGATTTGGAGGCTGATTCTTCAGATGAAGAGTCTGGGGAAGTTATATGGAGTAGGAAGAACAAAGATAGAAAAAGTGCCGCTCAGAAAACGGGCCGATATCCTCTCCATGGGGTGGGTTCAGGTTTAGAGCTCCAACCACGTGGACGATCAGCAGTTTTGGAACAAGAAAAGTatggaaaacaaaaccctaaaggCATACTCAAGTTGGCCGGTCCAAAGATACCTTCAGCAAAGGACCCAACAGGTAATTTTTCTTCTGCCTACCATGCTTTGGATATGAATCCTGGTCTTAATGGTTCAGCTTCTGCACTTTCTAAACTGAATAAGTCAGTAGGGTACGATTCCGGGTCAATGCTCAGGATGAGGGATCAGCTGAACGGTGACAATGATGATGAGGAAATATCATATGGACTTGGCATTCATCGAGATCGTAATGTATCACGTGCCAATCTGATGATGGACAAGTCTAGTGATCCGAGAGTGGGAAGGAGGCATGACTTCCTCAGAGGTGATGAACCAGATACGGACAATTTGATGGGCCTTTCTATGTCTTCAAAGACTGATCTACATGGATACACTAGAAATGCAAGCCAATCTTCTGATATGAAATTGTTCACAAAGCCATCTTCTAAGAGAGGTTCCTATAATTTACCAAGAAAGGGTAAGTACCCTGAAAATGTTCAACAATTTGTAGGTAGTGATCAGGTGCAGTCTAGGTTGAGGGGTTCACAGGGTTCACAATTACTACCTAAAGTCGACATGGTTGATTCATCAGATTATGATGAACGTTTCTGGAACAACAAAACCTTACGACAGGAATTTGGTATGGATTCATCATTTAAGTATGATGATTGGAACCTAAAGAGCAAGAAATGGAAAGCAGGGAGACATTCTCCTGATCTCAAATACTTAGCTTATATATCTTCCTCACCACCAGTCAGTGATAGGCTTCTCTCTGACTTCAGAGGAAAATCATTGCAAGAGAAGTCCAGAGGGACTTTTTTGCAGAATGGAGGTAAAGATTCAAAGGCTTTGAGGGGTAACCAGATGCTTTTAAGAAGTGAAGAAACTGAATCAGACTCATCAGAACAGttggatgatgatgaggataacACTCCTTTGTTGCAGAGTAAATTTGCTAACTCAATTGGTGCTGCTGCTGGCTTTCGGACAAAACCATTGAAGTCTAAGTACCTAGACCGTAAGAAGACCAAATTTGTTGGGACAGATATGGAGGTGCATGACATCacacaatccaaaagaaaagtcGGCTTTGCAGAGCAGGGGCACATACACGGTGCAGAAACGTACCTTTCAAAAGCAAAGCAGAAGGGTGAAATACGCAGTGGTGGTTATCTGGCTGGTAAAATCCTTGAAGAAAGCTATCCCTCAGGATCAGATATGCtcaatgatggtgatgatgattgGAGACAGCTATACAAAACAGGCAAGAATGGCCCAATACGAGGGGAACCTCTTGAGGGGTTAGACATGCTCTTGTCAAGTGCATACTTAGCTGAgcgaaagaagaaagggagagGTGGTCTGTATTATCATGATCATGTTGGTGATGAGGATGACTCGCTTGAAAATCAGTTGGCTGTGGGGGTTGGGCAGAGTAGGTTTGGGAGAAAAGGGCAGAAGTATGTTTCATATGAGGCACCGTTACTTGGTTGTAGCTCTGCTATGAAGAAGCGGAAAATGAAATGTGATGCATCAGATCTTGGTGGAAAAGATGAAGATGCTAATCTTCTTTCAACCAATTTTCTCCAAATAGACGATTCAACtcctttgaaaagaaaatcaaagaaaaaaacagaggctGTAATGGTTAGTCCAAAAATGGAAAATTCTGAAGTGCTTGTTACTGATACGGGGACAGCAGATATGGAACTGGAAACTAAGCCACAGAAGAAGACATTTACTTTGATCACACCCACTGTTCATACtggattttcattttctattatacACCTTCTTTCAGCAGTCCGCATGGCTATGATTAGTCCACTTGCAGAAGACAGTTTAGGAGTGGGGAATCCCAAACAAGAGCAAGACAAAGCACAAGAAGACGGTGTCAATGGTGTTCTTTCTAATGATAAGGTGGTTGCCAATTGTGAGCCTGCTGACCAACTGAACACACCTTCTCTCACTGTTCAAGAGATTGTTAATCGTGTAAAATCCAATCCTGGTGATCCTTGCATTCTTGAAACACAAGAGCCACTGCAGGATTTGGTCAGAGGTGTTCTCAAGATATTTTCTTCCAGAACAGCACCCTTGGGAGCTAAGGGTTGGAAGGCACTAACAGTTTATGAAAAATCTACCAGAAGTTGGTCATGGACTGGTCCAGTTTCCCATAACTCATCTGACCTTGATACTGCCGAGGAGGTGACGTCTCCTGAAGCTTGGGGTCTTCCTCATAAGATGCTTGTCAAGTTAGTTGATTCCTTTGCCAATTGGTTGAAATGTGGTCAGGAAACGCTCCAACAAATAGGAAGCCTTCCTGCACCACCTTTGGCATTGATGCAAGTCAACCTTGATGAGAAGGAAAGGTTTAGAGACCTGAGAGCCCAGAAGAGTCTTAACACCATAAACCCTAGTTCAGAGGAAGTGAGGACTTATTTTCGTAAGGAGGAAGTTCTCAGGTACTCAATTCCTGATAGAGCGTTTTCTTATACTGCAGCTGATGGTAAAAAATCAATTGTGGCACCTTTGAGAAGGTGTGGTGGTAAACCAACATCAAAAGCCCGAGACCATTTTATGTTGAAACGTGATCGTCCTCCGCATGTTACAATTCTTTGTCTTGTCAGAGATGCAGCTGCTAGGTTGCCTGGAAGTATTGGCACTAGAGCAGATGTTTGTACATTAATTCGAGACTCTCAATATATTGTTGAAGAAGTTTCCGATGCACAAATCAACCAAGTAGTTAGTGGAGCCTTGGATAGATTGCATTATGAACGTGATCCTTGTGTACAATTTGACGGGGAAAGAAAACTGTGGGTTTATTTGCacagagaaagagaagaagaagattttgaGGATGATGGCACTTCATCCACAAAGAAATGGAAGAGGCAGAAAAAAGATCCTGCAGATCTAACGGATCAAGGAGCTGTAACTGTTGCTCAGCAAGGAACTGAGGAGCAAGGCGGATATGATTTATGCTCAGATCTCAATGTCGATCCGCCAGTCATTGACGATGACAAAGGAGTGGAATTTTTGTCTAGTGATACCAGACCAAACGCAGAGGACCATGTTGATGTCAATCCTGCATCTGAAGAAGGCAATGTTTGTGAGGGTAATTCAATGGCTTGGGAGGCTCTCAGCTTAAATCCTACTGCCACAGGAGAGTTATgccaagaaaattcaacaaatgAAGATTTTGATGAGGAATCCTTCGGGAGGGAAAGGCCTGTTGGCCTACTAAGTGCAAGCCTATAG